The following are from one region of the Anomaloglossus baeobatrachus isolate aAnoBae1 chromosome 1, aAnoBae1.hap1, whole genome shotgun sequence genome:
- the LOC142299437 gene encoding uncharacterized protein F54H12.2-like, whose protein sequence is MAFVHDASVECAKSELDIFVIPPTQTSIEKSLFVEVQPIAALSENAPLEFFISGSGEYYYDLNNTLLYINCHIVKQDNTAIGDGARVAFINYPLTTLFNQVDITLGDRLISQSDNLYSYRAYIETLLNYSTQTLSTQFIAGLFYKDTAGHHNDRALDGLNAGFVKRARITRNSKTVDLLGPIFGDVFNQPKLVLNGLDLKIKLSRNKDTFCLMSGDAEPYKVQILQASLYVKRVQVSPAVRIGHSQALLATTAKYAIDRACMKVYSIPAGTRITNHENLFLGQIPKTVILGFVDNEAFSGSYNKNPLCFHHYEISLASLYLDGQPFPARPFQPNFSDDLAVREFMSLAHVSGRLKSDHALAIDREEFMAGFTLFAFDLSPDQEPGGHFSLVKSGNLRAEVRFALATPHTVNMIVYAINTTILEINHRREVLFDYI, encoded by the coding sequence ATGGCTTTCGTACATGATGCTTCTGTAGAGTGCGCAAAATCTGAACTGGATATTTTTGTCATTCCCCCTACGCAAACAAGTATTGAGAAATCGCTTTTTGTAGAAGTACAACCTATTGCGGCTCTGTCGGAAAATGCCCCCCTGGAATTTTTCATATCGGGTAGCGGTGAATATTATTATGATCTGAACAATACCCTACTGTACATAAATTGCCATATCGTGAAACAAGATAATACGGCTATCGGCGATGGTGCGCGTGTTGCGTTTATAAATTACCCCCTGACAACGTTGTTTAATCAGGTCGATATCACTCTTGGAGATCGCCTCATCTCGCAGTCGGATAACCTCTACAGCTATAGAGCGTACATTGAAACTCTTTTAAATTACAGCACGCAAACACTATCGACACAGTTTATCGCTGGATTGTTCTATAAAGACACTGCAGGTCATCATAATGATCGGGCCTTGGATGGTCTAAATGCTGGATTTGTCAAAAGAGCGCGTATAACCAGGAACTCTAAGACTGTAGATCTATTAGGGCCAATTTTTGGAGATGTATTTAATCAACCAAAGCTCGTACTGAATGGGCTTGACCTCAAGATCAAGTTGTCGAGGAATAAGGACACTTTTTGTTTGATGTCTGGTGATGCAGAACCATATAAAGTGCAGATCTTACAAGCGTCACTCTATGTGAAGAGAGTGCAAGTCTCTCCAGCTGTACGTATAGGCCACAGTCAGGCCCTACTAGCCACAACGGCCAAATACGCTATTGATAGGGCCTGCATGAAAGTATACAGTATTCCAGCCGGCACGCGAATTACAAACCACGAGAACCTCTTCTTGGGACAAATTCCAAAAACTGTTATATTGGGCTTTGTAGATAATGAAGCCTTTAGCGGATCGTACAATAAAAACCCGTTGTGCTTTCACCATTACGAAATAAGTCTTGCATCGCTTTATCTGGACGGCCAACCATTTCCCGCCCGCCCTTTCCAACCTAATTTCAGTGATGACTTAGCCGTCCGCGAATTTATGTCTTTGGCTCATGTTTCTGGCCGTTTAAAATCTGATCATGCTCTGGCGATAGATCGTGAAGAATTTATGGCCGGGTTCACATTGTTTGCATTTGATTTATCACCAGATCAAGAACCTGGTGGTCATTTCTCGCTCGTTAAATCGGGTAACCTACGTGCTGAAGTGCGGTTTGCGCTAGCTACCCCGCATACTGTAAATATGATAGTATATGCCATCAACACAACTATACTTGAAATCAACCATAGAAGAGAAGTACTATTTGATTACATCTAA